GATAGGATTGAAGTAAGTACAGTCTCTGTCTCTCCACATTCACAGGAGAACGGAACGCTTATTTGATGACGTACACAAGAGAGAAAAATAACGAGTGATTGATTCGGTTTATTAATTGGTTTTTTTAGGGTCGATATGGGAAAGGCTCCGCACCTGGTTTCTTTAAACAGCCTTCTTCAAAGCCAAAAGTACACTTAAAACTTCAGCAATTAACTAAAAAATAGACCACCACATAAAGATGGAGACGTTCGACGTTCCTTTAATTGTGGCCCACTTTAGGGTCAGTTTTGTAGACCTCCAGCTTTAGTGAAACACTCAGCTGTGGCTTCTATGGTGGACCAACACTATGTGGCTCTAGTTTTTCtcgtttgaaaaatgtttggtaaAATAACTCCTTCTGGTCCTTAAAAAGCATCAAATGTATATAATGCCCTTTTTATTCTTTATCTTTGTTCTTTTTTCCTttaacttatcagccatggtatatagtttttctcttacaacaaatcagcgaacaatacttttcagcctggcttttcagcgaaaTGAACAGGGCATCGTTTCTCCTTATCCAAGCGAGGAACGACCGAACTCGTCTTCTCCTCCCCATGTGTGACACGCCTTTCTCCCTCTGCCTATCGCCTCCACACTTGGGCTGATGCTGCCTCCACATCCACATAGGCCATGTCAGTCCGTCTCCTCCCCACGCCGTCACGGCCTCGCCCTGCCTTCTCTCCACGTAGCCACGTCCTCGCCCCACCTCCTCCTGATCCCACCATGCTTCGCCTAGGGATGCCCTAGGGCAAATCCAACCACAGGCACACGCTGGGCCCACGGGAGTGAGAAGGAGCCGACCAAAGTTACTGTTTTCAAATCCTTCTCTCTCTCCGGAGGTCTAGAGAGCGTGttttttggagctttgctcgtGGAGCTGCTCGACAGGAGACTTGGTATGTGGAGCTGCAGAGTTGCTcgtggagctctaccaaacactGCCTCAAACCTACTCCACAAGTGAGCAGATGGTTTTTTAGAGCAGAAGACCACAACAAACTCCATAGCACACCGGTACGCCACCAAAATTTCTCACTGGACATGCACAACAGAGTCCACCCCTCGACCTCTGTGCCTCCATCCGAGCAGGCCAAGCGGGAAAAGTACATTCCGTAGTCTGATTTTTCTCTTCAAATTCAAAATAAGAACATTTTACTCCATTGAACATTCAAAACCATTCAAATTATATCTCTGCCCTGATTTGGAGGGGTTTGAGGGTGGATTTATCCTTCTTTTAGTTAAAAATTTGATAAATAAATAAGGTTTTTAAACAACAGAAAATATCTTTGACTTTTAAAAATTCTAAAACAATTCGGTAAATACTTGATAAAGTTTTTAAACCACAGAAAATATCTCAGCTTTTAAAAGTTCTGAAAAAAGCCTGAAGATAGATTGGGTAACATCAAATCCAAATGaaatatttggagctcataaaaatatctCTATATGCTTAAACAtagatttttttataaaaatggaAAAGTCTGAAAAAATCTAGAAATTTCCCAAAACATTCTAATCTATAAAAATATTCATATAGTGTTCGGCCATTGACTCCATCTCCCAGTTAGCCCGATAGGTTCGGGCTTGGTCAGCAAGTTAGGATGAATTCTGTCTTGCGTTTATGCAGCATTACAGTCGTGAGTGCAATAATGAGATGAAATTAGATGAGTTCCTAGCTAGAGTTGAGGCATGGGTCTGATCTATAATACTGGAGTACCTTGAAAGGTTCAACTATTTAGCCCAATACACCAAAAATACATATGAACAGATAATATATGGAGCACTTTATGAATTTGTGCAACAATGACTTAATTCAAATATTTGTTGTTGCAAAACAATCTTAAATGCTAAAATGGAGTGCACCATTACAAAGAGTTCGTCATGATTAACAAAAGATATATTATTTGTCTTATTTGCAGGTTATATGGAAAAAACCGGCTGGATCACCACCTCCTAATGAACCAGCCGGTTCATTCGTTCTTTACTAGTCTAATTGCATGGATGGTGTTCAAAGTGGACCAGGACGCTATAGTCTCTAGTTCAGTCTTTTGCATGTGGTACCACTGGttcgttcgcttggctgataagccatagctgaaagtactgttgactgatttgttgtgagagaaaaatattgttcgctcgctgaaaaagtacggattataagacaaacgaacagggATGGTGCTTGCTGAGCAAGGCAAAAAAATAAAGCTAAATGCACTATGTAAAAAAGCCACATATCCACCATCTCACCACAGACGCGTGTTCGTTTTTGTCACAATCACGTATTGGTAACACACGTCTGTAGTATGTGGTTATTACAAACGCGCTTTTTACGTGTCTGTAATAAGCCTTATTACAGACGTGTTATGGCAGTCTGTGATGTGCCTGAACGTACGTCTGtgatgtgttttttttttacataGTGATGTTTGGCTATAAGTTAAGGCAGCTCCATCTCCCACGTTAGTTCGTGCAACCACGCACTAGGAAACGGGAAGCCCAACTCCACCTTGTACTCCTCCGGTGCACGCTGCCGGCCGCATATCCATTAAAGGCAGCTCCATCTCCATTTCGGTCGTCGGGCATGCGCGCGCAGCACAGAGAGCTGATCGACGGTGATGACGAGTGGCGCTGCAGGGGACGATGCAGCCGCAGCCTGGTTTTGCTCGTTGGCAGCGTGACACTGACGACGCAGCTGCTCCTCGCGTGCTTCGTCCTCGACCGAGAGAGCGCCTCGTCAACGGCCTGGCTGCAGATAGATGTCGCCAAGCTGACAGCCATGATCAATGGAACAGAAGGTACGGTCTCGTGCATGTCCATGTCATTGTCATTCCCGTGTTGTGTATGCTAGCACTGTATATATAGCATATCCACAAAAATAAGCTCAGTCGTCTCCTCCCTCCAGCACTGACTACGAACGCTCCTCATGGCCGCGACGAGCTCCTCGGAGGGCTTCTCCCGGCAGGCATGGACCGGCGGTCGTGCCGGAGTCGGTACGAGTCGTGGCGGTACTACAAGCACTTCCCGTACGCGGCGTCGCCGCACCTCCAGCGCAAGCTACGCGCCTACGAGGCTCGGCACCGGCAGTGCGCCCCCGGCACGCCGCTCTACGTCAAGTCCGTCGAGCAGCTCCGGTCCGGCCGCAGCGCCGAGGGCATGGAGTGCAACTACGTCGTGTGGCTCCCATTCGACGGCCTCGGCAACCGCATGCTGTCCATGGTGAGCGGCTTCCTGTACGCGCTGCTGACGGACCGCATCCTCCTCGCTGTCTTGCCCCCGGACTCGGCCGACCTCTTCTGCGAGCCGTTCCCGGACACAACGTGGCGGCTCCCGGTGGAGGACTTCCCCGTCGCAAACTTGGTCCCGCCTCGTGGACAGGACATCGAGGAGTACATGCGGCTCCCCGTCACCAACCTGCTCGGCGTCGGGCAGGACATTGAGAAGTCGTACACGAGGCTCCTCGACGCCAAGGTGATCGGCCCTGCTGCGAACGCGACGGCGGGCGTGCCGCCGTACGTGTACCTGAGCTTAGGGTGGCAGCTCAAGGACCTGCTCTTCTTCTGCGGGGAGCACCAGCTGGTGCTCGCCAAGGTCAACTGGCTGCTGCTGTACAGCGACCTCTACTTCGCGCCGTCTCTGTACACGGTGGCCGAGTTCCAGGACGAGCTCAGGCGGCTGTTCCCGGCCAAGGAGAGTGTGCACCACATCCTGTCCCGGTACCTCCTCCACCCGACCAACCCCGTGTGGAGCATGGTCACTAGGTACTACCGCTTGTACCTGGCTTCGGCGTCGTGGAGGATTGGCGTGCAGATCAGGATGTTCAGCTTCACCTCCATCTCGGCCGACGACATGTACAACCAGATCCTCGCGTGCTCCAGGCAGGAGCACATACTTCCGGAAACCGACGCTGACAATGACGAGGCTGTGGCCACCGGTGGCCATGGCTATGGCAGTGGCTCCAATAACTCTACGGCCATCTTCATCGCGTCGCTGTACGGCGACTACTATAAGAGGCTGAGGTCGAGGTACTCCGACCAGCACGCAGCGAAGGGCACCAGCGCGAGGGTGGGCGTGTTCCAGCGGACACACGAGGAGCGGCAAGCGACACAGAACTTGGCGCACAACCAGAGGGCCCTCGCAGAGATCTACCTGCTCAGCTTCTCCGAGGCGCTACTCACGTCCGGGCTTTCCACATTCGGGTACGTGAGCAGCAGTCTCGCCGGCGTTTGGCCGGTGATCCTGCTCACCGCGTTCGACCACAAGGTCCCTGAGACACCATGCCGGCGTGCTGTGTCCATGGAGCCATGCAACCTCAAGCCGCCACAGGGCATGGAGTGCCGGGGCAAGCCCATGGACATAGAGGGCCTAGCACGCCACGTCGGGGTCTGCGAGGATTTCAAGGATGGGGTCAAGTTTTTTTATTAGACATAGTGGCGTGATGGTGTTAATTTTAGGTTTCGTTTGGTACAGCTCTGCTTCACTATGATGGAGTTTTTTTTTTAGCATTGGCTCTACAACTTTGCATAGTTGATCTGGGAGAAGGAGCTGACGAATGCTACTCTTTTCAACTCCACCTGCTGTCCTTGGCGCGTTTGAACTGTATGGTATGGGCTTGGGTGACTGGTGGCCACGGGGGACAAATGCGGCAAAATTTGAAATGTATGATATGGCTTGGGTGATTATAAGTACGTATATGGGCGTTTGGTGCCACACAAAGTCACAAATAGTATCAGCTAGATATCCAAAAAAGAAACATGCACACCAAACTGATTAAGAGACAACCACATGCCCCATTGACAATTGTAATAGATAGACAATGGCCGGCAATGAAAGCAGCGAATAACGTACGTGCGGCAGCTGCAGCTTGGGTGCAAGTGGTAGACTGCATGATAGAGTCATGCATTGTCTATCTGTTACCAAAATGGGGACCGGCGCTATTGCAGCAGCTATCGATCGAGCTCGTGCCAGCGTGCATGACAGCGTTGGCGGGACCGGCCGGCGCTATTGCCGAGCTATCGATCGAGCTCGTGCCAGCGTGCATGACAGCGTTGGCGGGACCGGCCGGCGCT
Above is a genomic segment from Miscanthus floridulus cultivar M001 chromosome 3, ASM1932011v1, whole genome shotgun sequence containing:
- the LOC136545012 gene encoding probable fucosyltransferase 9 isoform X2 → MQPQPGFARWQRDTDDAAAPRVLRPRPRERLVNGLAADRCRQADSHDQWNRSRLLPPALTTNAPHGRDELLGGLLPAGMDRRSCRSRYESWRYYKHFPYAASPHLQRKLRAYEARHRQCAPGTPLYVKSVEQLRSGRSAEGMECNYVVWLPFDGLGNRMLSMVSGFLYALLTDRILLAVLPPDSADLFCEPFPDTTWRLPVEDFPVANLVPPRGQDIEEYMRLPVTNLLGVGQDIEKSYTRLLDAKVIGPAANATAGVPPYVYLSLGWQLKDLLFFCGEHQLVLAKVNWLLLYSDLYFAPSLYTVAEFQDELRRLFPAKESVHHILSRYLLHPTNPVWSMVTRYYRLYLASASWRIGVQIRMFSFTSISADDMYNQILACSRQEHILPETDADNDEAVATGGHGYGSGSNNSTAIFIASLYGDYYKRLRSRYSDQHAAKGTSARVGVFQRTHEERQATQNLAHNQRALAEIYLLSFSEALLTSGLSTFGYVSSSLAGVWPVILLTAFDHKVPETPCRRAVSMEPCNLKPPQGMECRGKPMDIEGLARHVGVCEDFKDGVKFFY
- the LOC136545012 gene encoding probable fucosyltransferase 8 isoform X1; this encodes MRAQHRELIDGDDEWRCRGRCSRSLVLLVGSVTLTTQLLLACFVLDRESASSTAWLQIDVAKLTAMINGTEALTTNAPHGRDELLGGLLPAGMDRRSCRSRYESWRYYKHFPYAASPHLQRKLRAYEARHRQCAPGTPLYVKSVEQLRSGRSAEGMECNYVVWLPFDGLGNRMLSMVSGFLYALLTDRILLAVLPPDSADLFCEPFPDTTWRLPVEDFPVANLVPPRGQDIEEYMRLPVTNLLGVGQDIEKSYTRLLDAKVIGPAANATAGVPPYVYLSLGWQLKDLLFFCGEHQLVLAKVNWLLLYSDLYFAPSLYTVAEFQDELRRLFPAKESVHHILSRYLLHPTNPVWSMVTRYYRLYLASASWRIGVQIRMFSFTSISADDMYNQILACSRQEHILPETDADNDEAVATGGHGYGSGSNNSTAIFIASLYGDYYKRLRSRYSDQHAAKGTSARVGVFQRTHEERQATQNLAHNQRALAEIYLLSFSEALLTSGLSTFGYVSSSLAGVWPVILLTAFDHKVPETPCRRAVSMEPCNLKPPQGMECRGKPMDIEGLARHVGVCEDFKDGVKFFY